A region of the Chroicocephalus ridibundus chromosome 1, bChrRid1.1, whole genome shotgun sequence genome:
tccccctcctgttctccccctcctgttctccccctcctgttctccccctcctgttctccccctcctgttctccccctcctgttctccttctccttatggtttgagaaacccaccacaatttcttgtcctttagagaactactctctcacccgatgacccctccccaaccgggaaggggaactgggggaaaaacaaggacccaggaggacactggggagctacattgcggttctgtgatggtgacttggAGCACTGCAGCCACACTGGAGTCCGTGCCATGGGCGCTCTGATgccttgtctcccctgggccctctcctcctgattgtgatggggctcagcgtgttctcatctgtgctgcgGAGGAAGctgcttcaggtaggtgacttgACTGTTGCAGCACACTGTGCTGTGGcatggggtggcgagggatggcgtggggtggtgtgggtggctgtggtgtgggactgggtggggctcccgtctcacccagctcctggggaccttccagaagtgaaggagaagaagaagcgtcaggcaaggaagacaagagcccagccggagaagcagagctgagctctgagaaagctgagaaggcagccctgagctggggctgtgccggcagctgctggccgctcactctgtctcctccctctgcagcttctcagacagtggctggaggagtggagaaatcctggcccaagcaggagaagcggtgagtgtgggggagaccccagatgctgccccagaccctcaccccgtgccctgcccctgcctgcgctgggcagccctgacggccagccaaggggggtgctgcccgcgggtcccgctggggtctggggtgcagcggggtctctttctcctcctctgcagggcgagtgcggaggccttgagccggaagcccctctccccacgggccccgctggccaccatggactccatgacagacagaggctactcttcctcagcttcctttacccttcccggaggcctgtcctggtgggatggcggagctggcagcactcaaccgctcaggaccccgccatccccccaggcctgtcaaggggagggtggaggagccagggccagccctctgccaggagcccccacaggaactgccaacaaggaccacgcaagaggtctacttgacctcttgcacattttcaaggcgtggggggagaggcagcagcgcggcgagcccatggccagactgccatggccagacagcccatggcgagagccggctgccggccgcgctgcatctgcttcagaaatttcccctaatggctgggaggtgtggggccgggaaccccctggggtgccccacttctgatccaataaaaaagtcaatattttctctatccctgtgactgtcagcagatcagttttgtcccttgacaggagcagagaatcagttttgtgtaatgacagcagtatgtgctacagtaatgccgactctcctgtggagatgggggggcccttgccccttgtgcattacaccccacccgaagagagagacaacgtctattattgtgtttactatctttatctcagATCATCTGTTATtatgtgtaacaataatgcaccctcagtgagtttgcagatgacaccaagctaggagggagtgttgatctgcttgagggaaggaaggctctacagagggccctggacaggctggagggatgggccaaggccaattggatgaggtttaataaggccaagggccgggtcctgcatttcggtcacaacaaccccaagcaacgccaggggcttggggcagagtggctggaaagctgccccgcagaaaaggacctgggggtgctggtggccggccagcttaacatgagccagtcctcccccagatgagctgggatcactggaaaccggctcagctctctccaaccccccccaaagcagcacagccctccccaaaatgagctgggaccgctggcgtccagctcaaccctgcccagcccccccagaccagcgcaaccccccaaaggcagcccagccctcgggacccttgcagaggccgccaggctggggcccagggggcgggtcgggggtgtcgcgtgaaaaggggcaaagcggttttggcagaaaaggaacccccttgtgttctaacactcctcaccgaggtgggaggccaggtgcggctgggtttaaatcctgagggatgcccaattcagcactctcagcccaatggcgtttaatgtgtattaaagtgttacgatttgggcacagtaatagtggactgcaccttccgtctagtcgtgctcatgaactagcacagccactctcgagtctttggtcgcgttcggtgagaaaccaaaaggacgagctacttcaaaaagtgcagtttatttaagcaacagatagataggttcttagggcagccggtgataaatacactgtctgcaaagcacgtgcaaatgaaagtattgttacatctacaaaacgcgggacaaagttctaacgatacagcctggctatacatgtagaaaagagagtctctagagaaatttctgagtttcccgagggagccctcggtataatctaagtcttacccaaaggtgtccctatgggggggaagagaggctcagcccgtcgcctgctcccagaagccagtgatggaattctttgcgatggtgtcttccctgggtatcccccctctctcgggctgtttttgtatttattatcttcgaggtggagtttgagtgactttagtcgtacatacttttaccatgagtggtgtaaacttttctcgcttcacagttaaaggtctagtttacgagaagctcagggcgcaggctcaagaaggagcggtcgcaccttggaggcgggtagccttcggggtggaggtgtgttttggtattataatgacattctaatgagcaaagttcacacaaaggacagcatttcattaaaatttggaaaaatgttggctccgagtatggagcgggcagctaattggcagcttatctgtttcctggtatcatcccattcccgtatccgctatacatcctaaggtaaagccgcggaataattgcatcccgtcccgtacctcatgtagtttatcagggaaccacaggtgttgtatccttcatgccacctgcagctgttttctccctcagaagcctcttgattttctacttttccttcatgtgtgaacaatgctgtacttttgtatttttagccaatgtagtatttattccacaggggggcagcgaggtctgtccctgtccccgtcccccaccctctgccctcggcaggacaaggtgaaccaggtcctcacctcctacctgtgggtccgtcaggcctggctggacgcCCACCTCGcgtgggacaaggacgcttacggcggcatcgacagcatccgcatccccagcagctacgtctggcggccggccatcatcatcctctacaacgagtgggtgctgctcgccctcccccacccccggctgctcccagagctgggggggctgaggctggggctggcggtGTTGCcaacagggagcaggggggtcctggtgtgggggatgtggggagacggtcacctcgactgggtgagaaggcggcggcagg
Encoded here:
- the LOC134514615 gene encoding uncharacterized protein LOC134514615; the protein is MAWGGVGGCGVGLGGAPVSPSSWGPSRSEGEEEASGKEDKSPAGEAELSSEKAEKAALSWGCAGSCWPLTLSPPSAASQTVAGGVEKSWPKQEKRASAEALSRKPLSPRAPLATMDSMTDRGYSSSASFTLPGGLSWWDGGAGSTQPLRTPPSPQACQGEGGGARASPLPGAPTGTANKDHARGLLDLLHIFKAWGERQQRGEPMARLPWPDSPWREPAAGRAASASEISPNGWEVWGREPPGVPHF